AATCAAATATTGACCAAAGTTCCATTAATGAATTTTCTATAGGAGTACCAGTTAATGCAAATCTAACTCTTGATTTTATCTCCTTAACAGATTTTGCACTTAGTGAAGATTGATTTTTAATATTTTGAGCTTCATCTAAAATACAATAATCAAATTCCATATCATATAATTCTAAATCACGTCTTAAAAGATTATAAGTAGTCAAAATTACATCATAATCTTTATAATTTTTAATCAACTCTTCTCTTTCTTCTTTAATACCATTTGAAATTCCAATTTTCATTGATGGAGCAAATTTTTTAAATTCATTTTTCCAATTGTAGATTAAAGAAGTAGGTGCAATAATAATTGTTTTAGAATTTGGTCTTGAAAGTAATAATGTTATTGCTTGAAGAGTTTTACCAAGCCCCATTTCATCACCAAGAATTCCTCCAAAGCCCAAATAATCTAAAGTTCTAAACCAATTGTATCCATCTTTTTGATACTTACGCAGTTCAGCTTGAAGCCCATAGGGTGGTTGAAATGATTTATCTTTAATATTTTTTAATTTATCTTTAATATCTTTGATTTCATCACAACTCTCTATAAATCTCAACTCTTTTTCTTCTAGATAATCTTCAAGATAAGCTCCTTTATTCATTGGAATTTGAATTAAATTATTCTTTAATTCATCCTCTAAAAGTAAGTTATCTATAAGAGTTAATGCTTCTTTAAGATCTACATCTTCTAAATCTAGAAATTCTCCATTTTCAAGTTTATAATATTTTAAATTATCTCTAAAACTTCTAAGTATCTTAGAAATTTCTTCTTCTGACATATCAGACATTTTAAATTCAAATTCAAAATAATTAAACTTACCCTTCCTAACTTCACCATTAAAATCAGATTTTTTAAAGTCTTTTATTCCTTTAAATCTCTCTGAATAAAAAACTTCACCGTATCTTTGAAGTTTTTCTATTTCGTATTTAAAAAATTTAAAAGCATCATTATCATCTCTCAAAAAGTATAATCTTCCGTCAACTTCTTCAAATCCAAGAGTACGAAGCATTCCAAAGACTTCATGTTCTTTATCAGTATCTCTATAAATAACCTTATCGTTATATTCTTCAAAATAATTAAATTCATGACCTTCATAAGATACTTTAAATAATAATGATATGTCTTTGTCTTTATCAAAGTAAAATCTAAAATTAACGGGTCCTATAATAACCTTATCCCTTATATTCTTAGATAAAGTTAACTCACTTGTAATCTTTTGTATAGATGGTATTAACTCTTTTAAAATTTTATTTTCCTGATTTTTGTTAAAACTTACTTTAGAAGTAGCATTAAAAATTTTTAAATAAGGAGACAATCTTTCACACTGTTCTATTGAAGGAATATAAATTGTAGTTCCATATAAAAATACATCTTCATTTTGTGTTAAAGCCTCTGGTATACCATTTGAAGCTTCTAAAATTATGGAATCCTTCTTATTCAATAGTGCAAATGGAATAGGCATATCTCCTTCAATTATTTCTGATTCTAATATTCGATAAAAGAAACCGTCACCTAAATATAATCTATTCTTTTTTATGATGTTTAAAAATTCCTTAAACATCACATCAGGAATAGTTAATGTTTTTCCATCTATTAGTTTATCTTGATGACGTTTAAAATTCCTATCATGTTCAGCCATATTTTTGATATTATAAATAAATTTAATTAGTCTTTTGTCTTCATAAGAAAAACATTGCTTTTTTATATCAAAAATAAAATCTTTTCCATACTTAATTGGAATTTTATTATAAAGAGATACTAAAAATTGGTTTATATCTCGTATCATATACAGTTTATTACTTTTACTTCTAAGACCTATTTTAAATTCTACTTGAAGTTTAGAAGACCAATTGTTTTTATTTATAGTAATTTCAAATTTAATCTTATCCTTTTGATTATCTCCGATAAGTAATGATAATAAATCATCATTACTATCATCTTTTGCCTTAGATTTGTTTTTAGTAGGCTTAATATTGTTTATTATCTTGGTTCTTAATTCATCATCATCATCAATATTTCGTAAAAATGTATAAAACGTAGCCACTAAGTGTTTACAGCAATAGTTATCCTTTGTAAATTCATTCTTTTCAAAATCCATACAACTACAGTAAGATCCAATAACATCTTTTGTTTCATTATCAATTTCAAGCTTACATAAATATTCACTGAGAAGACTTTCTGAAACTACAGAAGATCGTATTTTTATATTATCTTTATCTACGCTAACATTAAAATCTCTAAGTAAATCGTTTTTTAAGACACGTTCTCCTTTAATTCGTGTTGAATTTGTTATGCTTTTATTAAAGCCTTCTAGGAAAATTTGTTTTATCAATTTTATCACCTGCATTTTTATTTTGTATCCATAGTTATTTTTCCAAATGTACCCTATTTAAATGTCTTAATTTTATTTATTAAATCTATACTAATATATTGTGATTTAGAAATTCCTTTTCTAAAATATCTTATTTGTTTATACTGTTTTCCCTGAAGTTCTATATCTAAAATATCTATTCTATCGCCTTTAAATATAGTTGGCTCTGTTTTCCCTTTTAAATAAATATGTAATTCCATCATCTTAAGTGAGATTATTATATTCTATTTAATAATAATCTCATTTTCCTCCTTATTATAATTATGTTTTTTATATTTATTTGTTTTCATTATATTCTTCAATTGCTGCTGCAATCTCATTTAAATATTCCCATCTTTCATATTTATTTTCTAGTTCTTTTTGTGCCATTTCTTTTTCTTTCATTAATTCATTAAGCTTACCATAATTTGTAGAATTTTTTGCCATATCTTTTTCTAATGTTTCTATTTTCTCTTCTAATTTAGATATATCTTCATCTATAGTTTCAAATTCCTTTTGTTCTTTAAAAGTAAATTTCGGTTTATTATCTTTAGTTCTTTCTTTAGTTCCTTTACTTTTTTCTTCATTAGATTTATCTTCAATTATATTAGTCTCTTCTTGAACCTTCTCTATTTCTTTTGAAATTAAGAAATCACTATAGTTACCGTTATACTCCTTAATTAATCCATTTCCTTCATATGAAAAAATTTTATTACATATCCTATCCAAGAAGTATCTATCATGTGATACAACAATTACTACACCCATGAATTTATCTAAGAAATCTTCCAAAATCTTCAGTGTTTCAATATCCAAATCATTTGTAGGTTCATCTAATATTAAGAAATTAGGTGATTCCATTAGTACTCTAAGTAAATGTAACCTTCGTCTTTCTCCACCAGATAACTTTTCAATTGGAGTATATTGCATTGTACTATCAAATAGAAATCTTTCACTCATAGTTGATGCCGATATTTTTGTGCCATCATCTACAGGAATAAATTCTCCACCTTCTTTAACATAGTCAATTACTCTAAGCTTTGAGTCCATATTAGTATTATCTTGAGCAAAACAACTAATTTTAACAGTATCTCCAATTTCGATTGTTCCACTGTCTAAAGGAAGCTTTCCTCTAAGTAAATTTACTAAAGTTGTTTTACCAGCACCATTTTCTCCAATAATGCCAACTCTATCATTTCTCAAAAATATGTAATTAAAATCTTTAATTAATGTTTTATTTCCAAATGATTTACACACATCATATAATTCAACGACTTTTTTACCAAGTCTAGAACCAACGAGTGAAATATCAACATCATCTCGTATATTTATAGATTCAGTATTTACAAGATCATCAAATCTTTGAAGTCTAGCCTTTTGCTTAGTACTTCTAGCTTTTGCACCACGTCTAACCCACTTCAATTCATTTCTTATTAATGCATTTTTCTTTTCTTCTTGTACTTGTTCTGTTTGTAGTCTTTCAATTTTCATTTCAAGAAAAGCTGTATAGTTTCCTGGATAAGAATATATATTTCCTCTATCTAATTCAATAATTCTATTAGTAACTCTATCTAAGAAATATCTATCATGGGTAATCATTAAAAGTGCACCTTTACGTGCATTTAAAAAGTCTTCAAGCCATTCTATAGAGTCTGAATCTAAATGGTTAGTAGGTTCATCTAATATAAGAAGATCGCATGGGGTTATAAGGGATCCTGCTAGTGCAATTCTCTTTTTTTGCCCACCGGATAAATTCCCTACCTTCTCATAATAATTTGTTACTCCAAGTTTAGTTAAAATAGTCTTAGCATCACTTTCTAAAGCCCATAAATTAAGCGAATCAATTTGTCCTTGAATTTTAATCAATTCATTATTTAAGAAATCAAAGTCTTCTTTCTTACAAGAGTTAATTTTATCTAATAACTCTTCATATTTTTTGAGGAGCTTCATTTCTTTAGTATCACCTTTAAATATTTGCTCTAAAACAGTAGCATCTTCATGGAAAAGTGGATTTTGATCTAAGTATTCAATTCTAATATTCTTGCCTTTAGTTACATTTCCATCAAAGAATTCTTCACGTCCAGAAACTATTTTTAGAAATGTAGATTTACCTGCACCATTCATTCCAATTAACCCAATTTTATCTCCATCATTAATCCCAAGGGATACATTGTTTAATAATATTTTCTCACTATAGCTTTTATTTATATTATCTAACGTAATTATATTCATTTAGTTTAAACTCCTTTATTCAATTATATACTTCTATTTTAACACAGTAAGTTAATAAACAAAAATTAAAGGTTGAAAATTGATATTCATTTATTATTTCTCAGGAAATAATTACCATGTTAGAGAAGTATTTTGTTTTAAATCTTTGTTAAGATTGATCACCGCACTAATCTAATTTTGGCACAGTTTAGTTTACATAATAATTATTATATAAACTAATATAATAATATCCTATATATGTTATATGTCTTTCTTTTGTTTTTTACATATATTTTGAGTTGATAAAAAAATATATACTAACACTAAAGTTTATATAGTCTTCTGTTCTCGATATTATCTAACAGAACTAAGTTTATATTATGAAACTATAAACTGGAACAAAAGCATGCTTTTTATTTTGGCGGATTATCCGTATACGTTAGCTTTGACGTTAAAACCATATTTATAAATTTAAAAGGAGCAGCTGCTATACGCATATCTGCTCCTTAATATTAAATTAGATCTTTAATTAAAGATTTAATTTCTCTATATTCATTATCTTCTTTATAAACCTTTTCAAGTTCATATTTAGCTTTTTCTGTTTCTCCTAATTTAAAATATGTTAATCCTAAAAAGTAATTAAATTCTATTAACAAGCCTTTAAATTCATCTTTTATATTTAATACTCTATTAAATACTTTGATTGCTTGTTTATATTCTTTGTTTAGGCAATATGATTTTGCAAGAAGTACATCGCTAACATGTTTCATTAAATCGTTACTTTCATATTTAACAGAGTTTAAATATTTAATGCAATTCCCATAATCTTCAATATTGAAATAACAGGCCCCAACTAAATAATTGTATTTACTATTTTGAGCTTTAAGAACATTACTTTTTAATAAATTATCTATAGTTTCTTTATAATTCCCTACCTTATAATTAATTGATGAAAGTAATACATAAGCCAATTTATTGTCCGAGTCAACTCTTACTGATTCAGAAAGTGCATCTTTGGCCTTTTCCATTTCATCTTTATTTATACAGTCTAGTGCTAGATTAAAATATGTGGCTGAGATATTTTTAGGTGTCCGTTTATAAATAAAAAATATTATAACAGAAATAATGATTAATGCGATCCCACTATATAAATTCTTAAAACATAATATTATGCCCGATATTAGCATCCATATTACCCAACCGCCATTTAATTCTTGATATTTTCCACATTCAGATAAATCCATTTCTTGAACTGCTATGTTTTTTTTCCTTTCTTTTAAACTATTTGTAATTGATTTCATTTTATTGTTTTCTCCCATAACTTATTCTCCTGTCTTTTAAGTAAAAATTAAAATTTTACTTTATTAGTATTGTTTATATTATAGTGTTCTGTCCAAGTAAGATATTTAGTAACTTCTTTATCAGAAGCCCAATTATAATACATATCCAAAGTGTCATTTTACGTAAAAGGTCTTAATATAAATTTATTAGTTTCTAAAATGCTTGTACCTTTATGATTTAACATTAAAGTTCTCCTAAATATTATACAACTTAATTTAATTAATTGTTTACATATATTATTTTACACTATAATGAATATAATATAAATAATTTTATTATATTTACTACATTAAATCCTTCTGCATTAGCCTTTTCTATAAAATTTTTAGTATTATATGGTCAACGTGTTCTTAAGTTAAATTTATAATTTACTTAATCGTATATTCTGAATATTGTGTAATATTCAGAATATTTTCTTAATTCTTATTGACAAGTTAGCTTATTTTTTAATATAATTAGTGCAAACTTAATACTTTATAAACTATGATAAGGAAGAGTACATATATTATTGAAACACAGAGAGAGAATGTTTGCTGCAAATTCTCATGAGATGTATTTGGAATGTAGCCTTGGAGTTTTTAATCGAAATCTTTTTTAGATAGTAGAATTAAACGGATGGTCTACCGTTAAAAGGACAGTAATATCGGTGTTTTTTACCTGTATTATGATGAGTGTGTATTTGATTATACAAATTTAGGTGGTACCGCGATGATATTCTCTTCGTCCTATTATTATAGGATGAAGAGTTTTTTTATTCTTTAGGAATTTATAATTAAACTGCACTTTTTTTATTATATAAAATTTGTCCGACATCTTAGTTCCCATTAATAAATAATATTTTTTATGA
The DNA window shown above is from Clostridium beijerinckii and carries:
- a CDS encoding helicase, with amino-acid sequence MIKQIFLEGFNKSITNSTRIKGERVLKNDLLRDFNVSVDKDNIKIRSSVVSESLLSEYLCKLEIDNETKDVIGSYCSCMDFEKNEFTKDNYCCKHLVATFYTFLRNIDDDDELRTKIINNIKPTKNKSKAKDDSNDDLLSLLIGDNQKDKIKFEITINKNNWSSKLQVEFKIGLRSKSNKLYMIRDINQFLVSLYNKIPIKYGKDFIFDIKKQCFSYEDKRLIKFIYNIKNMAEHDRNFKRHQDKLIDGKTLTIPDVMFKEFLNIIKKNRLYLGDGFFYRILESEIIEGDMPIPFALLNKKDSIILEASNGIPEALTQNEDVFLYGTTIYIPSIEQCERLSPYLKIFNATSKVSFNKNQENKILKELIPSIQKITSELTLSKNIRDKVIIGPVNFRFYFDKDKDISLLFKVSYEGHEFNYFEEYNDKVIYRDTDKEHEVFGMLRTLGFEEVDGRLYFLRDDNDAFKFFKYEIEKLQRYGEVFYSERFKGIKDFKKSDFNGEVRKGKFNYFEFEFKMSDMSEEEISKILRSFRDNLKYYKLENGEFLDLEDVDLKEALTLIDNLLLEDELKNNLIQIPMNKGAYLEDYLEEKELRFIESCDEIKDIKDKLKNIKDKSFQPPYGLQAELRKYQKDGYNWFRTLDYLGFGGILGDEMGLGKTLQAITLLLSRPNSKTIIIAPTSLIYNWKNEFKKFAPSMKIGISNGIKEEREELIKNYKDYDVILTTYNLLRRDLELYDMEFDYCILDEAQNIKNQSSLSAKSVKEIKSRVRFALTGTPIENSLMELWSIFDFIMPGYLYNEKKFITRYHRRLEEGPEILEELNRLVKPFILRRYKKNVIKELPDKIEKRLLVPLSDEQKVVYETYANYVKDLIQKKVKDSEFSKSKIEILSYITKLRQICLDPSVTMDNYLGTSGKIDALIELLEQSIEEGHKILVFSQFTSVLKNIGKILKEKHFLFSYLDGKVSSLNRMKMVDEFNSGENTVFLVSLKAGGTGLNLTSADIVIHFDPWWNPAVEDQATDRAHRIGQKNVVEVIKLISSGTIEEKIVDLQDSKRELINKILGDDLSVGSFINTLKENEILDLFN
- a CDS encoding ABC transporter, whose protein sequence is MNIITLDNINKSYSEKILLNNVSLGINDGDKIGLIGMNGAGKSTFLKIVSGREEFFDGNVTKGKNIRIEYLDQNPLFHEDATVLEQIFKGDTKEMKLLKKYEELLDKINSCKKEDFDFLNNELIKIQGQIDSLNLWALESDAKTILTKLGVTNYYEKVGNLSGGQKKRIALAGSLITPCDLLILDEPTNHLDSDSIEWLEDFLNARKGALLMITHDRYFLDRVTNRIIELDRGNIYSYPGNYTAFLEMKIERLQTEQVQEEKKNALIRNELKWVRRGAKARSTKQKARLQRFDDLVNTESINIRDDVDISLVGSRLGKKVVELYDVCKSFGNKTLIKDFNYIFLRNDRVGIIGENGAGKTTLVNLLRGKLPLDSGTIEIGDTVKISCFAQDNTNMDSKLRVIDYVKEGGEFIPVDDGTKISASTMSERFLFDSTMQYTPIEKLSGGERRRLHLLRVLMESPNFLILDEPTNDLDIETLKILEDFLDKFMGVVIVVSHDRYFLDRICNKIFSYEGNGLIKEYNGNYSDFLISKEIEKVQEETNIIEDKSNEEKSKGTKERTKDNKPKFTFKEQKEFETIDEDISKLEEKIETLEKDMAKNSTNYGKLNELMKEKEMAQKELENKYERWEYLNEIAAAIEEYNENK